The following are from one region of the Vibrio hyugaensis genome:
- the hemF gene encoding oxygen-dependent coproporphyrinogen oxidase gives MSAIDKHAVKQFLMSLQDSICQQLEQEDGKAVFVEDAWQREKGERLGGGGRTRVLRGGHIFEQGGVNFSHVEGNEMPASATAHRPELAGRRFEAMGVSLVIHPKNPYIPTSHANVRFFIAEKDGEDPIWWFGGGFDLTPFYPFEEDCQSWHDTAKQLCAPFGDDVYAEHKAWCDKYFFLPHRNETRGVGGLFFDDLNQWEFDKCFDYIKAVGEGYCQAYLPIVSRRKSIEYGEREREFQLYRRGRYVEFNLVYDRGTLFGLQSGGRTESILMSMPPLARWEYSYEPQAGSPEAELYERYLNPRDW, from the coding sequence ATGTCAGCAATCGATAAGCACGCCGTAAAGCAGTTCTTGATGTCACTTCAGGATTCCATTTGTCAGCAATTAGAGCAAGAAGATGGAAAGGCCGTCTTTGTCGAAGATGCATGGCAACGTGAAAAAGGAGAGCGTCTTGGCGGCGGTGGTCGCACTCGCGTATTGCGTGGTGGTCATATCTTCGAGCAGGGAGGGGTGAACTTCTCTCATGTCGAAGGTAATGAAATGCCAGCATCAGCGACGGCGCATCGTCCAGAGTTAGCGGGTCGTCGCTTTGAAGCGATGGGTGTTTCTTTGGTTATCCACCCTAAAAACCCTTATATACCGACTTCACATGCCAATGTCCGCTTCTTTATTGCAGAGAAAGATGGCGAAGATCCAATTTGGTGGTTTGGTGGTGGTTTTGACCTAACGCCTTTCTACCCATTTGAAGAAGATTGCCAATCATGGCACGACACAGCAAAACAGCTTTGTGCGCCATTTGGTGACGACGTTTACGCAGAGCACAAAGCATGGTGTGACAAATACTTCTTCCTACCACATCGTAATGAAACTCGCGGTGTTGGTGGTCTGTTCTTTGATGACCTAAACCAGTGGGAATTCGACAAGTGTTTTGACTACATCAAAGCGGTTGGCGAAGGATATTGCCAAGCTTATCTGCCGATTGTATCTCGTCGTAAAAGCATTGAGTACGGTGAGCGTGAGCGTGAATTCCAACTATACCGCCGTGGTCGCTACGTTGAATTCAACCTTGTGTATGACCGCGGTACTCTGTTTGGCCTACAAAGTGGCGGGCGTACAGAGTCGATATTGATGTCGATGCCACCTCTTGCTCGTTGGGAATACAGCTACGAGCCACAAGCAGGTTCTCCAGAAGCAGAGCTTTACGAGCGATACCTAAACCCACGTGATTGGTAA
- a CDS encoding L-threonylcarbamoyladenylate synthase: MENFEQVLEALQTGEVIAYPTEGVFGVGCDPDNPEAIQKLLELKQRPVEKGLILIAASYEQLLPYVDESQLTQDQLDKVHATWPGPYTWIMPASDKVSHWVSGQFDSIAVRVTDHPLVQKMCNAFGKPLTSTSANLTGLPPCMTTEEVEEQLGDRLVAILRGKTSGRDKPSEIRDAKTSQILRQG; this comes from the coding sequence GTGGAGAACTTTGAACAGGTGCTAGAAGCACTACAAACAGGCGAAGTGATCGCCTACCCAACAGAGGGCGTGTTTGGTGTTGGCTGTGACCCAGATAACCCGGAAGCGATTCAAAAGTTGCTAGAGCTAAAGCAGCGCCCAGTAGAGAAAGGGCTCATTCTTATTGCGGCTAGCTATGAGCAGCTTTTGCCTTATGTTGATGAATCTCAGTTGACTCAAGATCAGTTAGATAAAGTCCATGCGACGTGGCCAGGGCCATACACTTGGATTATGCCCGCGAGTGACAAAGTCTCTCACTGGGTATCGGGTCAATTTGATTCGATTGCCGTACGTGTGACGGATCATCCTTTGGTACAAAAGATGTGTAATGCGTTCGGAAAGCCGCTAACCTCTACCAGCGCGAATCTTACAGGTCTGCCTCCTTGTATGACGACGGAAGAAGTCGAAGAACAGTTAGGTGACCGACTTGTGGCGATCTTACGTGGTAAAACCAGTGGTCGTGACAAGCCGAGTGAAATCCGTGATGCTAAAACCTCGCAAATATTAAGACAGGGCTAA
- the purE gene encoding 5-(carboxyamino)imidazole ribonucleotide mutase, whose translation MKVGIIMGSKSDWPTMKLAADMLDQFGVSYETKVVSAHRTPQLLADYASSAKERGIKVIIAGAGGAAHLPGMAAAFTSVPVLGVPVQSRALKGIDSLLSIVQMPKGIAVGTLAIGEAGAANAGILAAQILGTHDEAIMAKVEAFRNEQTETVLANPNPAED comes from the coding sequence ATGAAAGTCGGTATCATCATGGGTTCTAAATCAGATTGGCCAACCATGAAACTAGCAGCGGACATGCTGGATCAATTTGGCGTGTCTTACGAAACAAAGGTGGTGTCAGCTCACCGTACTCCTCAATTATTGGCTGATTACGCAAGCAGTGCGAAAGAACGTGGCATTAAGGTCATCATCGCAGGTGCGGGTGGTGCAGCTCACCTACCAGGCATGGCGGCGGCGTTTACCAGCGTACCTGTACTTGGCGTTCCAGTTCAGTCTCGTGCACTAAAAGGCATAGATTCGTTGCTTTCTATCGTACAGATGCCAAAAGGCATTGCGGTTGGCACATTGGCGATTGGTGAAGCAGGCGCAGCAAACGCAGGCATTCTGGCTGCTCAAATCCTTGGTACACATGATGAGGCGATCATGGCAAAAGTCGAAGCGTTCCGTAACGAACAAACGGAAACTGTTTTGGCGAACCCAAACCCTGCTGAGGATTAA
- a CDS encoding 5-(carboxyamino)imidazole ribonucleotide synthase, which yields MHVLVLGAGQLARMMSLAGAPLNIQISAYDVGSGNIVHPLTQHVIGNGLENAIEQVDVITAEFEHIPHDVLDVCEASGKFLPSTQAIKAGGDRRIEKALLDDAGVRNAKYYVIETREDFDRAIEHVGMPMVLKSALGGYDGKGQWRLKETSQVEDIWTEMVECIAATPTQAIVAEEFVPFNREVSLVGARGKDGSVEVYPLAENVHTNGVLSLSTAIDAPELQEQAKQMFTAVANNLNYVGVLALEFFDVDGTLLVNEIAPRVHNSGHWTQQGAETCQFENHLRAVCGMPLGSTKLVRETSMINILGEDTLPEALLAMDGCHIHWYGKEKRAGRKMGHINVCGDYTGELNRKLCALAEVLDEQAFPAVHEFAKQWQA from the coding sequence ATGCATGTACTGGTTCTTGGTGCGGGTCAACTAGCTCGTATGATGTCTCTGGCTGGTGCGCCACTGAATATTCAAATATCAGCTTACGATGTGGGCAGCGGTAACATCGTTCATCCACTGACTCAGCACGTAATCGGCAACGGCTTAGAGAATGCAATTGAACAAGTCGACGTCATTACTGCTGAGTTCGAGCATATCCCACATGATGTGCTCGATGTTTGCGAAGCGAGCGGTAAGTTCTTACCAAGTACGCAAGCCATCAAAGCAGGCGGTGATCGCCGCATTGAAAAGGCATTGCTTGATGATGCTGGCGTGCGTAACGCGAAATACTACGTAATCGAAACTCGTGAAGACTTTGACCGCGCAATTGAACATGTTGGTATGCCAATGGTTCTGAAAAGTGCGTTGGGTGGTTACGATGGTAAAGGCCAGTGGCGCTTAAAAGAGACTTCTCAAGTCGAAGACATTTGGACAGAGATGGTAGAGTGCATCGCAGCAACACCAACCCAAGCGATTGTTGCTGAGGAATTTGTCCCTTTTAACCGCGAAGTTTCATTGGTTGGTGCTCGTGGTAAAGATGGCAGCGTTGAAGTGTACCCTCTGGCAGAGAACGTCCATACCAATGGTGTATTGAGTCTATCTACTGCGATTGATGCGCCAGAGTTGCAAGAGCAAGCGAAACAGATGTTCACGGCCGTTGCCAACAACTTGAATTACGTTGGCGTGCTAGCGCTGGAGTTCTTCGACGTTGACGGTACTTTACTGGTTAATGAAATCGCACCACGCGTACACAACTCTGGACACTGGACTCAACAGGGTGCAGAAACCTGTCAGTTTGAGAACCACCTACGCGCCGTGTGTGGCATGCCTTTGGGTAGCACGAAACTGGTTCGTGAAACCTCGATGATTAATATTCTTGGCGAAGACACACTACCAGAAGCATTGCTAGCAATGGATGGTTGCCACATTCATTGGTACGGCAAAGAAAAACGTGCGGGTCGCAAGATGGGCCACATCAACGTATGTGGTGACTACACTGGCGAACTTAATCGCAAACTTTGTGCATTAGCAGAGGTTCTGGATGAACAGGCTTTCCCTGCTGTGCATGAATTTGCCAAGCAGTGGCAAGCATAG
- a CDS encoding DNA topoisomerase family protein — translation MSSKIDHNLFSAHEHALEREPCPKCGGEVSLKHGKHGPFLGCSHYPSCDYIKPLHSNDGHIVKELGVPCPDCGNELVLRQGRYGMFVGCSHYPECHHIESINQPEPEQQAKEQHACPECGKGHLVERKTRFGKTFYACDNYPKCKFAVNLPPVRGRCEECGFTLLVEKKLASGIKLQCASRKCQHIQSQ, via the coding sequence ATGAGTAGTAAAATCGATCACAACCTTTTCTCGGCACATGAGCATGCGCTTGAGCGCGAACCTTGTCCTAAATGCGGTGGGGAAGTCTCTCTTAAACACGGTAAGCATGGCCCGTTTTTAGGTTGTAGCCATTATCCAAGTTGCGATTATATCAAGCCGCTACACAGCAATGATGGCCACATCGTAAAAGAGTTGGGCGTGCCTTGCCCAGATTGCGGTAATGAGCTGGTGTTGCGCCAAGGGCGTTATGGTATGTTTGTTGGCTGCAGCCATTACCCAGAATGTCATCATATTGAGTCGATTAACCAACCTGAGCCAGAGCAGCAAGCGAAAGAGCAACATGCTTGCCCTGAATGTGGTAAAGGACATTTGGTTGAGCGTAAGACCCGATTTGGTAAAACATTTTATGCGTGTGATAACTATCCGAAGTGTAAGTTTGCGGTGAACTTGCCGCCTGTAAGAGGCCGCTGCGAGGAATGTGGGTTTACCTTATTGGTAGAAAAGAAACTTGCCAGCGGGATCAAGCTGCAATGCGCGAGCCGTAAGTGCCAGCATATTCAATCACAATAA
- a CDS encoding DUF494 family protein, with the protein MMMDILMYLFETYIHSDADLQVDQDELEDELLRAGFQQKDIYKALVWLEELAALQQSDAHSAISTCIAAASTRIYTSSEMQRLDLECRGFLLFLEQINVLTTETREMVIDRVMGLETHEFELEDLKWIILMVLFNVPGNENAYTLMEELLYTKEQGILH; encoded by the coding sequence ATGATGATGGATATACTTATGTATCTATTTGAAACCTACATCCATAGCGATGCAGATTTACAGGTCGATCAAGACGAATTGGAAGATGAGTTGCTTCGTGCAGGTTTCCAACAAAAAGACATCTACAAAGCCCTTGTCTGGTTAGAAGAGCTGGCGGCGTTGCAACAAAGTGACGCACATTCTGCTATCTCGACTTGCATTGCAGCGGCATCGACCCGTATTTATACATCGTCTGAGATGCAGCGTTTGGATCTTGAATGTCGTGGTTTTCTATTGTTTCTAGAGCAAATCAATGTTCTGACTACGGAAACTCGCGAAATGGTTATTGATCGGGTGATGGGGCTAGAAACTCATGAATTTGAGCTTGAAGACCTGAAATGGATCATTCTTATGGTGCTGTTTAATGTGCCGGGCAACGAAAACGCCTACACGCTGATGGAAGAGCTGCTATACACCAAGGAACAAGGTATTCTTCATTAA
- the dprA gene encoding DNA-processing protein DprA: MQPHNDTDLAAWLKLSCLPGIGGVKMNKLLTKDTPNNIVQYSTEQLLRLGLTMKQLQAWSEVDKEVDACLTWLESSSHHSILTLANPLYPPLLKQTVAPPPLLFVKGDASCLSQPQIAMVGSRNASVDGLQHARSFASELVQHDLIVTSGLALGIDGHAHDGALMAGGKTIAVLGSGLEQVYPARHRGLAQRVMENGTLVSEFRPNAKPRAENFPRRNRIISGLSLGVLVVEAAEKSGSLITARYALEQGREVFALPASIHSPNASGGNQLIRNGACLVQTTQNVLNEIQSLLDWSINQSLDLFSAPIDEEELPFPQLLANVGNEATPVDILANRTNIPVQEVMMQLLELELSGHVVAVSGGYIRKGRG; this comes from the coding sequence ATGCAACCACACAATGATACCGACCTCGCTGCCTGGTTAAAGCTCAGCTGCTTACCAGGCATTGGCGGGGTTAAGATGAATAAGCTGCTGACCAAAGACACGCCGAATAACATTGTCCAATACTCGACTGAACAGCTTCTCCGCCTTGGGCTGACGATGAAACAGTTACAAGCATGGTCTGAGGTCGATAAAGAAGTCGATGCTTGTTTAACTTGGTTAGAATCCTCTTCCCATCATTCTATTCTCACCTTGGCGAATCCACTTTATCCTCCACTTCTTAAACAAACGGTCGCGCCACCTCCTTTATTATTTGTAAAGGGAGATGCGAGCTGTTTGTCTCAACCGCAAATCGCCATGGTTGGTAGTCGTAATGCTAGTGTGGATGGGTTGCAACATGCTCGTAGCTTTGCTTCAGAACTCGTACAACATGATCTGATAGTGACCAGTGGCTTGGCTTTGGGTATTGATGGCCACGCTCATGATGGTGCGCTTATGGCGGGCGGTAAAACTATCGCTGTCTTAGGTTCTGGGTTGGAGCAAGTGTACCCCGCCAGGCATCGTGGTTTAGCGCAGCGTGTCATGGAGAATGGCACTCTCGTTTCGGAGTTTCGTCCAAACGCGAAACCTCGTGCGGAAAACTTCCCACGTCGCAATCGAATTATTAGTGGTTTGTCGTTGGGTGTATTGGTGGTGGAAGCGGCGGAAAAAAGTGGCTCTTTGATTACTGCTCGTTATGCTCTGGAACAAGGTCGTGAAGTATTTGCGCTTCCTGCCTCTATTCATTCGCCCAATGCGAGTGGCGGTAATCAATTGATTCGTAACGGTGCTTGTCTCGTACAAACTACTCAAAACGTGTTAAATGAAATACAGTCACTGCTTGATTGGTCTATTAATCAGAGCCTAGATTTATTTTCTGCGCCAATTGATGAAGAAGAATTGCCATTTCCTCAGCTGTTAGCTAACGTAGGAAATGAGGCTACACCAGTTGATATTCTTGCAAACAGGACCAATATACCTGTCCAAGAAGTCATGATGCAGCTCTTAGAGCTTGAGCTTTCAGGGCATGTTGTTGCAGTATCCGGTGGCTATATTCGAAAGGGGAGGGGCTAG
- a CDS encoding LysM peptidoglycan-binding domain-containing protein: MNRIFRNVSRITLPLLFSFSAVANTDSQPLTVKDDAPKTYVVVKGDTLWDISALYLDSPWLWPRLWQVNPEIDNPHLIYPGDKLSLVWINGQPVLSLKPVKKLSPQARITERKAVPTVAEGLVMPYLKSDRLVDDETLENAAKVMGSSKGNKFLTAEDTLYISGEQTSAGWAIYRPVETFSRDDVSKQITALRLIAKGELIEASREFSGLKITTQLQEIVRNDIALPVQVLDNGDFSATFYPLPSPQGSSAKLLGNIEGIRYSSTNQVVVIDKGTSDALRQGSVFDLKEDAHPVFKDGDDFAKDNGLLDTKITLPQSKVGELLVIRPYEYFSLALITNSTKPINKEVSVVSPLVEESTTNATTQ; encoded by the coding sequence ATGAATCGAATTTTCCGCAACGTTTCTCGCATTACGTTGCCGTTACTTTTCTCTTTCAGTGCCGTAGCAAACACGGACTCCCAACCACTTACCGTTAAAGACGATGCACCCAAAACTTACGTTGTGGTGAAAGGTGATACGCTGTGGGATATTTCTGCTTTGTATTTGGATAGCCCTTGGTTGTGGCCTCGTTTGTGGCAGGTAAACCCAGAAATAGACAACCCACATCTGATTTATCCCGGTGATAAGCTCTCTTTGGTTTGGATTAATGGCCAACCGGTATTGAGTTTAAAGCCGGTTAAAAAGCTTAGCCCTCAAGCGCGTATCACGGAAAGAAAAGCGGTACCGACGGTTGCGGAAGGGTTGGTGATGCCTTATCTGAAATCCGATCGCTTAGTGGATGATGAAACATTAGAAAATGCAGCCAAAGTGATGGGCAGCAGTAAAGGCAACAAATTCCTTACTGCGGAAGACACGCTGTATATTAGTGGTGAGCAAACTTCGGCAGGATGGGCTATCTATCGACCTGTAGAAACCTTTTCGCGAGATGATGTATCAAAGCAAATCACGGCATTACGTTTGATTGCTAAAGGTGAGTTGATCGAGGCGTCGAGAGAATTTTCTGGTCTGAAGATCACCACGCAATTGCAAGAGATTGTCCGTAACGACATTGCTTTGCCAGTTCAAGTTCTTGATAACGGTGATTTCTCTGCAACATTCTATCCGTTGCCATCACCACAAGGCTCTTCTGCGAAATTATTGGGGAATATTGAAGGTATCCGTTATAGCTCGACCAACCAAGTTGTGGTGATAGATAAAGGCACATCGGATGCGCTTCGCCAAGGCAGTGTGTTTGATTTGAAAGAAGACGCACACCCAGTATTCAAAGACGGTGATGACTTTGCCAAAGATAATGGTTTGCTCGATACGAAAATTACCTTACCACAGAGCAAAGTTGGGGAGTTGTTAGTGATTCGCCCGTATGAGTATTTCAGTCTTGCTCTGATCACCAATAGCACGAAGCCAATCAACAAAGAGGTATCTGTGGTTTCTCCTCTGGTAGAGGAATCGACTACCAATGCAACCACACAATGA
- the def gene encoding peptide deformylase: MSVLQVLTFPDDRLRTVAKPVEEVTPEIQKIVDDMIETMYDEEGIGLAATQVDIHKRIVVIDISETRDEPMVLINPEILEKRGEDGIEEGCLSVPGARALVARAAEVTVKALDRDGKEYTFDADDLLAICVQHELDHLMGKLFVDYLSPLKRKRIQDKLAKIKRFNEKQQNA; the protein is encoded by the coding sequence ATGTCTGTATTACAAGTATTAACATTCCCAGATGATCGCCTGCGTACCGTTGCAAAACCTGTAGAAGAGGTGACACCTGAGATTCAAAAAATCGTCGATGACATGATTGAAACCATGTACGACGAAGAAGGTATTGGCCTTGCGGCAACGCAGGTTGATATCCATAAACGTATCGTAGTAATTGATATTTCAGAGACTCGCGATGAGCCAATGGTGCTTATCAACCCTGAGATTCTGGAAAAGCGTGGCGAAGATGGCATTGAAGAAGGCTGTCTGTCGGTACCTGGTGCTCGAGCACTTGTAGCTCGCGCTGCTGAAGTTACCGTTAAAGCCCTAGATCGCGATGGCAAAGAATACACTTTCGACGCTGACGATCTGCTAGCAATCTGTGTTCAGCACGAACTAGACCATCTAATGGGCAAACTGTTCGTTGATTACCTATCGCCACTAAAGCGCAAGCGTATTCAAGACAAGCTAGCGAAAATCAAACGCTTTAACGAGAAACAGCAAAACGCTTGA
- the fmt gene encoding methionyl-tRNA formyltransferase: MSQSLRIVFAGTPDFAARHLAALLSSEHEVIAVYTQPDRPAGRGKKLTASPVKTIALEHGIPVYQPENFKSDEAKQELADLNADIMVVVAYGLLLPQVVLDTPKLGCINVHGSILPRWRGAAPIQRSIWAGDAETGVTIMQMDIGLDTGDMLKIATLPIEASDTSASMYEKLADLGPDALIDCLADIATGNAEPVKQDDELANYAKKLSKEEARINWNDDAAHIERCVRAFNPWPMSHFEAAENSIKVWQSRVTEQTSDKPAGTIVQADKTGIYVATGNGTLVLEQLQVPGKKAMSVQDILNSRASWFEVGTQLV, encoded by the coding sequence TTGAGTCAGTCTTTACGTATTGTCTTTGCAGGTACTCCGGATTTCGCCGCCCGTCACTTGGCGGCGTTGTTGTCTTCGGAGCACGAAGTAATTGCGGTTTACACTCAGCCAGACCGCCCTGCTGGTCGCGGTAAAAAGCTTACTGCCAGCCCAGTAAAAACCATCGCGCTAGAGCACGGCATTCCGGTTTATCAGCCAGAAAACTTCAAATCAGACGAAGCCAAGCAAGAGCTTGCCGATCTAAACGCCGATATCATGGTAGTAGTGGCTTATGGCCTATTGCTTCCACAAGTTGTGCTAGACACACCTAAACTAGGTTGTATCAACGTACACGGTTCGATTCTTCCTCGCTGGCGCGGCGCTGCTCCTATCCAACGTTCAATTTGGGCTGGTGATGCAGAAACGGGTGTAACCATCATGCAGATGGACATTGGTTTGGATACAGGTGACATGCTGAAAATCGCAACATTGCCGATTGAAGCAAGTGACACCAGCGCATCTATGTACGAAAAACTTGCAGACTTAGGCCCTGATGCTCTGATTGACTGCCTAGCAGACATCGCAACAGGTAATGCTGAACCAGTGAAGCAAGATGACGAGCTTGCAAACTACGCAAAGAAGCTAAGCAAAGAAGAAGCACGCATTAATTGGAATGACGACGCGGCACACATTGAGCGTTGCGTTCGCGCATTCAACCCATGGCCAATGAGCCACTTTGAAGCGGCTGAAAACAGCATCAAAGTATGGCAAAGCCGTGTGACGGAACAAACCAGTGACAAGCCAGCGGGCACTATTGTGCAAGCAGATAAAACTGGTATTTATGTTGCGACAGGCAATGGCACACTGGTACTGGAACAACTGCAAGTTCCGGGTAAAAAAGCCATGTCAGTTCAAGATATTCTGAACTCACGTGCATCTTGGTTTGAAGTTGGCACCCAACTGGTTTAA
- the rsmB gene encoding 16S rRNA (cytosine(967)-C(5))-methyltransferase RsmB, protein MNVRAAAANVLYLVVDKGHSLSSALPAAQQNVRPRDHALLQEICYGALRYLPRLEMIANQLMDKPLKGKQRVFHHLILVGIYQLSFMRIPAHAAVGETVEGTKELKGPRLRGLINAVLRNYQRNQEELDQMAVSNNAGKYGHPSWLLKLLQEAYPEQWESIVEANNQKAPMWLRVNHQHHTRDEYLTLLKNENIDSTLHTQAMDALKLAAPCDVMKLPGFEKGWVSVQDAAAQLSINYLEPKDGELILDCCAAPGGKTAHILERTSGSEVVAIDCDDTRLKRVHENLKRLNLQAKVVCGDARNPQEWWQGEQFDRILLDAPCSATGVIRRHPDIKWLRRADDIAALAELQSEIFDAMWTQLKPGGTMVYATCSITPQENVEQVKAFLARTANAQLVDSDPEQPGRQILPGEEDMDGFYYAVLTKKHA, encoded by the coding sequence ATGAATGTTCGCGCTGCGGCTGCCAACGTCTTGTATCTTGTCGTCGACAAGGGCCACTCACTTTCAAGCGCTCTTCCAGCGGCTCAACAAAACGTACGACCACGTGACCACGCTCTTCTACAAGAGATCTGTTACGGCGCTCTACGTTACCTCCCTCGCCTAGAAATGATTGCAAACCAGTTGATGGATAAGCCGCTAAAAGGCAAACAACGCGTTTTCCATCACCTGATTTTGGTAGGCATTTATCAGCTAAGCTTCATGCGTATTCCTGCGCACGCTGCAGTCGGTGAAACGGTTGAAGGTACCAAAGAGCTGAAAGGTCCTCGTCTACGCGGTCTTATCAACGCGGTATTGCGTAACTATCAGCGCAACCAAGAAGAACTAGACCAAATGGCAGTCAGCAACAATGCGGGCAAGTACGGCCACCCAAGCTGGTTACTTAAACTGCTGCAAGAAGCTTACCCAGAGCAGTGGGAAAGCATTGTTGAAGCCAACAACCAAAAAGCGCCAATGTGGCTGCGTGTAAACCACCAGCACCACACTCGTGATGAATACCTAACGCTACTCAAAAATGAAAACATTGATAGCACGCTACACACACAAGCAATGGACGCCCTAAAATTGGCCGCGCCATGCGATGTGATGAAACTGCCAGGCTTTGAAAAAGGTTGGGTATCGGTGCAAGATGCGGCAGCACAGCTGTCGATTAACTATCTTGAACCAAAAGATGGCGAGCTGATCCTAGACTGCTGTGCAGCACCGGGCGGTAAGACGGCGCACATTCTTGAACGTACGTCTGGCAGCGAAGTGGTTGCCATTGACTGCGACGACACACGTCTTAAACGTGTGCACGAAAACCTGAAGCGTCTCAACCTTCAGGCAAAAGTGGTTTGCGGCGATGCGCGTAATCCTCAAGAATGGTGGCAAGGCGAACAATTTGATCGCATTTTGCTGGACGCACCATGTTCTGCAACGGGCGTAATTCGTCGTCACCCAGACATCAAATGGCTACGTCGTGCTGATGATATTGCCGCACTGGCGGAACTACAGAGCGAAATTTTTGATGCCATGTGGACGCAACTGAAACCGGGCGGCACCATGGTTTACGCGACTTGCTCAATCACACCACAAGAAAACGTGGAGCAAGTAAAAGCGTTCTTAGCACGAACTGCGAACGCACAACTAGTGGACTCTGATCCCGAACAACCTGGTCGTCAGATTCTACCAGGTGAAGAAGATATGGATGGTTTCTACTACGCAGTGCTAACGAAAAAACACGCGTAA
- the trkA gene encoding Trk system potassium transporter TrkA, whose product MKIIILGAGQVGGTLAENLVGENNDITIVDKNGDRLRELQDKYDLRVVNGHASHPDVLHEAGAQDADMLVAVTNTDETNMAACQVAFTLYNTPNRVARIRSPEYLAEKEALFKSGAIPVDHLIAPEELVTSYIERLIQYPGALQVVSFAEQKVSLVAVKAYYGGPLVGNALSALREHMPHIDTRVAAIFRQGRPIRPQGTTIIEADDEVFFVAASNHIRSVMSELQRLEKPYRRIMIVGGGNIGASLAKRLEQTYSVKLIERNYQRAEKLSEQLENTIVFCGDAADQELLTEENIDQVDVFIALTNEDETNIMSAMLAKRMGAKKVMVLIQRGAYVDLVQGGVIDVAISPQQATISALLTHVRRADIVNVSSLRRGAAEAIEAVAHGDETTSKVVGRAIGDIKLPPGTTIGAIVRGEEVLIAHDRTVIEQDDHVVMFLVDKKYVPDVEALFQPSPFFL is encoded by the coding sequence ATGAAAATCATTATTCTTGGTGCTGGTCAGGTTGGCGGCACATTGGCAGAAAACCTCGTAGGTGAGAATAACGACATCACCATCGTCGACAAAAATGGCGACCGACTGCGAGAGTTACAAGACAAGTACGATCTTCGTGTTGTTAATGGTCACGCGAGCCACCCAGATGTGCTGCACGAAGCGGGCGCACAAGACGCTGACATGCTCGTTGCGGTGACCAACACCGATGAGACCAATATGGCCGCGTGTCAGGTTGCCTTCACTCTGTACAATACCCCAAACCGTGTTGCACGTATTCGCTCTCCAGAATATCTGGCAGAAAAAGAAGCCCTATTTAAATCTGGTGCTATTCCTGTCGATCACCTTATCGCACCAGAAGAGTTGGTAACCAGCTACATCGAACGCCTCATCCAATACCCAGGCGCGTTGCAAGTGGTAAGCTTTGCCGAGCAGAAAGTCAGCCTAGTAGCGGTAAAAGCCTACTACGGTGGCCCTTTAGTAGGTAATGCTCTGTCTGCCCTGCGTGAGCACATGCCGCACATCGATACTCGTGTTGCTGCGATTTTCCGTCAAGGTCGTCCAATTCGTCCGCAAGGCACCACCATCATTGAAGCTGATGATGAAGTGTTCTTCGTTGCAGCAAGTAACCATATCCGCTCAGTAATGAGTGAGCTTCAGCGCCTCGAGAAGCCCTATCGCCGCATCATGATTGTTGGTGGTGGTAACATCGGTGCGAGCTTAGCCAAACGCCTTGAGCAAACCTACAGCGTCAAACTGATTGAGCGTAACTACCAGCGTGCAGAAAAACTGTCTGAGCAGCTTGAAAACACCATCGTCTTCTGTGGTGATGCGGCAGACCAAGAACTGCTAACAGAAGAAAACATCGACCAAGTAGATGTGTTCATCGCGTTAACCAACGAGGATGAAACCAACATCATGTCTGCGATGTTGGCAAAACGCATGGGCGCAAAGAAAGTGATGGTGCTGATCCAGCGCGGCGCTTATGTTGACCTAGTGCAAGGCGGTGTGATTGACGTGGCTATCTCACCACAGCAAGCGACGATTTCTGCCCTACTGACGCACGTTCGTCGTGCTGACATTGTTAACGTATCTTCTCTGCGTCGTGGCGCGGCAGAAGCGATTGAAGCCGTTGCGCATGGTGACGAAACCACATCCAAGGTGGTAGGTCGCGCGATTGGCGATATCAAACTCCCACCAGGAACCACCATTGGTGCTATCGTTCGTGGCGAAGAAGTTCTTATCGCACACGACCGCACTGTCATCGAACAAGATGACCACGTCGTGATGTTCCTGGTCGACAAAAAGTACGTACCAGACGTCGAAGCGCTGTTCCAGCCGAGTCCATTCTTCCTCTAG